The genome window TCCAAAGcatccaagatggccgccctatagggcgctatggggagGTTGGAGCGGTCGCGGTGGATTTGGGTCAACTTATTGAAGCTTCGTTGTTGGGTGAAGGTTATATAGTGGAGGAGGGCGCTATGGAGCTCTATATGGTGcttataggggatatataggtCATCATATaggttatgggggatatatgggtccctatatggggttTGGGGCTTATAGGGTCTAGATATGTCGCCATATTGGGTTTGTATGGGGTCATCTTGTAGGGtttggggcctatggggtttaGATTGGTCACtatatggggtttgggggttatagggtctaGATTGATCATCATATAGGGCttgggtcttatggggtttggATTGGTCGCCATAGGGTATAGACTGGTCACtatatggggtttggggttgggattgggcCCTATTGGTGCTCTGTATGGGATCACCATGTATAGGATCCCCCTGTAGGGTTTCAGGCTCCACTATTGCCATATTAATACGATATATGGGATCATATAGGGCCGGGATccccaatggggtcaatggggttttgctgctgctttctgaggtgtctttatggggtttttatggggtttatggggtttttatggggtttatggggtttatggggtttttatggggtttatggggtttttatggggtttttggggtatttatgggattttgggggttttatggggttttgggggtatttatggggtttttatggggtttttatggggttttatggggtttatggggtttttatggggtttttatggggttttatggggtttttggggtatttcatggggtttttggggtattttatggggttttttcAGGCTTTGGAAGCGTCGCAGGCGGTCGAAGAAGCCCCAGAAGTTGTGGGTCTCGTCGGGGTTCAATGGGAAGATCCCAGTGGGGCCAAAGAGCTGAACCTCAACGCGGCGACGGACACGGGGGGAGCCCCAGTCCCAGGATGAGCTCATGGcgctgtggggcacagagggcacttatggggctgagggcacttatggggctgagttGGGTAAGCACAGAGATGAGGGATGGGATTCAGGTAGGAgccatagatcccagccccatagattccaatagatcccagccccatagatcccaatagatcccatccccatagatcccaatagatcccaagagatcccagccccatagatcccaatagatccaaatagaccccaatagatTCCaatagatccccatagagccccattgaccccagccccatagagccccattgaccccagccccatagagccccattgaccccaatagatcccaatagACCCACCCCAATAGATCtcaatagaccccaatagatcccaatagacctcaatagaccccaatagatcccaatagaccccaatagatcTCAATAGACccccaatagatcccaatagatcccaatagatcccaacagaccccaatagatcccaatagaccccaacggatcccaatagaccccaatagatcccaatagaccccaatagatccccaatagaccccaatagatcccaatagaccccaatagaccccaatagatcccaatggaccccaatggccccaatggaccccaatggaccccaatggatcccaatagaccccaatggatcccaatagatccccatagaccccaatagaccccaatagatcccaatggatcccaatagaccccaatagatcccaatagaccccaatagaccccaatagatcccaatagaccccaatagaccccaatagacaccaatagaccccaatagatcccaatagatcccagtcccatagatcccaatagaccccaatagaccccaatagatcccaatagaccccaataaaccccaatagaccccaatagatcccaatagaccccaatagatcCCAAAAGaccccaatagatcccaatagatcccaatagaccccaatagaccccaatagatcccaatagaccccaaCAGACCCCAATGgatccctatagatccccatagatcccaatagaccccaatagaccccaatagaccccaatagaccccaatggatcccaatagaccccaatagaccccaatagaccccatagaccccaatagaccccaatagaccccaatagatcccaatagaccccaaGAGACCCCAATGGATCtcaatagaccccaatagaccccaatagaccccaatggaacccaatggaacccaatggatcccaatggaacccaatagaacccaatggaacccaatggaacccaatggaacccaatagaacccaatggatcccaatagccccctatggatcccaataaccccctatggatcccaatagaccccaatagaccccaatagaccctaatagaccccaatgatgaccctaatagaccctaatgaccccaatagaccctaatagaccccaatgaccccaatagatcccaatagatccccatagaccccaatagaccccaatagatcccaatagatcccaatagaccccaatagatcccaatagaccccaatagaccccaatagatcccaatagaccccaatagaccccaatagaccctaatggaccccatagatcccacacACCTTCACTCCCGGCCTCCCCGGCTCCTCCACGGCTCCACTTCCGCTTCCTGTTTGCAGCTTCTACTTCCGCTTCCGGGCTCCCGACGAGCGGACCGGAAGTAGCTCGGGGAGTGACGTAGAAAAGGAGGCGTGGCCAAGAGACCGACCAATCGGGACATagaaggggcgtggcttaaggAGGGAGGCGTGGCTTGATACTTGTGGGCGTGGCTACGCACAGCGGAGCGGCTTCCTATTGGCTGAGCCCTTATAGGGGCGTGGCCAAGCGACAGGCGAGTTAATACAcagaagggggcgtggcttagagGGAAGGGGGCGTGGTCTATTATTGTGGGCGTGGCTACGCACAGCGGAGCGGCTTCCTATTGGCTGAGCCGTTCCGGGGGCGTGGCTTAAGGGAATGGCATGGCTAAGAGAAAAGGGGGCGTGGCATAACCCATGTGGGCGTGGCTACTCGCAGCGGAGCGGCTTCCTATTGGCTCAGCCGTTCCTGGGGGCGTGTCTTAggaaagggggcgtggcttggAGTGAGGGGCGTGGCTTAACCCTTTGTGGGCGTGGCCACGCGCAGCGGAACGGCTTCCTATTGGCTGAGCCTCTCTAGGGGCGTGTCCAAGCGGCCATTTTGGCCGTCGCAGCTATTTGACGTCATCACGGTGCGTTCGGACGATGGTGGCCGGTGCTTTCCCTATCGCCAAGCTCCTGACCCTGGGTGCCCGTCAGCTCAGCCGCCCATTGGCTGCTCGGATCAAGGCCGGAGCCAGAGCCAGCCCCTTCTTCAGGACCTATATCTGCCTCCCACCGGCACAACGTGAGATATaatgggggggaaggaggagaaatggAGGCCaatgggaaggagaggaagggaggggtTGGCCAATGGGNNNNNNNNNNNNNNNNNNNNNNNNNCCTTTGACCCGTGGGTGCCCTATAGTGCAGACTATGGGACCCACAGGACCTTGGGTTCCCTTATTTAGCATATACTATAGGAACCACAACCAACCCGCCAAGAGTGCTCCTATAACACTTACTGtggggactccaccaccccTGGGATGCCCTTATCAGCTATGGGACACCACCCCCGGGTTGCCCTATATCTGACTATTGGGgaacccccaccccaccacTGTTCCTATAATCGCGACTCTGCCCCCAACCCCCCCTCACCGATCCCGTGCTCACGTCCCCGTGTCCCGCTCGGGTCCCTACAGACGCCGACTGCCTGAAAAGCCGCGGGCAGCAGCACCGCAAACTTCCGCCTGTCAGGGACGCTGGGACGCCTCCAAAACGGGACCAGGCCACGTCCATGTCGCCAGCTTGAACCTCATCTTGCAGCCAATCATGGAGACGGCGTCCTCGGGTGGGGACACGGGGCGCACAGGCCCCGTGCTCAAGTTCGGACGGCTCCCGCGAGGATTTCTTCGCTCCCGCGGTCCCGTCCTCCGCCCAACCATCGTCCTCCCAACGCGCCCCGCGGTGCTGCCACCAACGGGAGGATTTCACCCCCAACGAG of Coturnix japonica isolate 7356 chromosome 27, Coturnix japonica 2.1, whole genome shotgun sequence contains these proteins:
- the LOC107325041 gene encoding probable ATP-dependent RNA helicase DHX34 gives rise to the protein MAIVEPETLQGDPIHGDPIQSTNRAQSQPQTPYSDQSIPYGDQSKPHKTQALYDDQSRPYNPQTPYSDQSKPHRPQTLQDDPIQTQYGDISRPYKPQTPYRDPYIPHNLYDDLYIPYKHHIELHSALLHYITFTQQRSFNKLTQIHRDRSNLPIAPYRAAILDALDQNRVVLVSGDPGCGKSTQVPQFLLEGGYKHVACTQPRRIACIALANRVAYESLQQYGQQVIYNPIPKEESEFTPTKWDRLDPRPYLRVLESIDRRFPQEECGDLLVFLSGVPEIGVVMEAVRGYVETSGRWVLLPLHSALPVAEQDKVIMGGYRAG